The Sorangiineae bacterium MSr11367 genome window below encodes:
- the gspD gene encoding type II secretion system secretin GspD, translating to MNHLGRELLLAGASFCLGLSSLVACPRLVRAADPPFKPELAVKPVGPNEKINFQLVDAEVSELVRVVGGFTGKRFVIANNKIKSIRATIVAAQPITAAEAYQAFLSVLQANGLTVLERGTYYQIVESKDVERQNTSVVPNDSLPAEDRYVTQVLRLKNVRAEDVAESVLAKFQTRDGSIVPYAPGNLLIMTDTGSNLRRMMRLLEDIDVPNASEDKLYFEPIHYASATDVEKKLTEIFDLKKKDVPTNDGLHITKVIAIDRPNALAIVATPESYKRLLSIVRIMDQPLSNEGQINVVPLQHVDAKKIVQALNEAVNGAAPAGGGGAPPGAGGAAGSAPKAALSVLESTVKISADESTNSILVTSSPRDYASIKMVIDRLDRPKRQVYIEAVVMEITAESGFNFGVAWHGGNVASDGSLLYGGFRADKSALPPDASSLQAFALGIRTPEIPLPFSIPTGTGSSINSIPGLGMLITAAASTKGADILSTPSVVASDNTAAELKVQINTPLNPNAPPPSIIAGGTTLPGANTSNTNMLKIGPRIKITPHLNDSDEIRLDVDEQISDIISNPTTTYGSVISVERSATTTLTVKDEETVVIAGLMKNNVTKSVDKVPILGDIPVLGSLFRNTVESNSKSNLVLVLTPHIMRDKADRVRIFEKKMEERQAMIDHAALFGGQAWEPRKDFAHTHGLVGEIRKAYGETANKAALERARNQREMKTHEPREPVDMPTPIQTWGGSSDSSPSKPAGKPAPNVER from the coding sequence ATGAATCATCTCGGTCGCGAGCTTCTCCTCGCAGGCGCGTCCTTTTGTCTTGGCCTTTCTTCGCTCGTGGCCTGTCCTCGTCTGGTGCGAGCGGCCGATCCCCCGTTCAAGCCGGAGCTCGCGGTCAAACCGGTCGGACCCAACGAGAAGATCAACTTTCAATTGGTGGACGCGGAGGTCTCGGAGCTCGTCCGCGTCGTGGGCGGGTTTACGGGCAAGCGTTTCGTCATTGCCAACAACAAGATCAAATCGATACGAGCCACCATCGTGGCGGCCCAGCCCATCACCGCGGCCGAGGCGTACCAGGCATTCCTCTCGGTGCTTCAGGCCAATGGCCTCACCGTGCTGGAGCGCGGAACGTATTATCAAATCGTCGAATCGAAGGACGTCGAGCGGCAAAATACTTCGGTGGTGCCGAACGATTCGCTGCCTGCCGAGGATCGGTACGTCACCCAGGTGCTGCGCCTGAAGAACGTGCGCGCGGAAGACGTTGCGGAAAGCGTGCTCGCGAAGTTTCAAACCCGCGATGGTTCGATCGTGCCGTATGCGCCGGGCAACCTGCTCATCATGACCGACACCGGCTCGAACCTGCGGCGCATGATGCGGCTGCTCGAGGACATCGACGTGCCCAATGCCTCGGAGGACAAGCTGTACTTCGAGCCGATTCACTATGCATCCGCCACCGACGTGGAGAAGAAGCTGACCGAGATCTTCGATTTGAAGAAGAAGGACGTTCCCACGAACGACGGTCTTCACATCACCAAGGTCATTGCCATCGATCGGCCGAATGCCCTGGCCATCGTGGCCACGCCCGAATCGTACAAGCGGCTCTTGAGCATCGTGCGCATCATGGACCAGCCGCTGAGCAACGAGGGCCAGATCAACGTGGTGCCGCTCCAGCACGTGGATGCGAAGAAGATCGTGCAGGCGCTCAACGAGGCGGTGAACGGTGCGGCTCCGGCCGGCGGTGGTGGTGCGCCCCCCGGCGCGGGCGGAGCCGCAGGAAGTGCGCCGAAGGCCGCGCTGAGCGTGCTCGAGTCGACGGTGAAAATCAGTGCCGACGAGTCGACCAATTCGATCCTGGTGACGTCGTCACCGCGCGATTATGCATCGATCAAAATGGTCATCGACAGGTTGGACCGGCCGAAGAGGCAAGTTTACATCGAGGCCGTGGTGATGGAGATCACGGCGGAGAGCGGGTTCAATTTCGGTGTGGCCTGGCATGGTGGCAACGTCGCCAGCGACGGCAGCCTACTTTACGGAGGATTTCGCGCGGACAAGTCGGCGCTGCCGCCCGACGCGTCGTCGCTCCAGGCATTTGCCCTGGGCATTCGCACCCCGGAAATTCCGCTGCCGTTCAGCATTCCTACCGGCACGGGCTCGAGCATCAACTCCATTCCCGGCCTGGGCATGCTCATCACGGCGGCGGCGAGTACGAAGGGGGCCGATATTCTTTCCACCCCGAGCGTCGTGGCGAGCGACAACACCGCGGCCGAGCTCAAGGTGCAGATCAACACGCCGCTCAATCCGAATGCACCGCCCCCTTCGATCATCGCGGGCGGGACGACGCTTCCAGGCGCGAACACGTCCAACACGAACATGTTGAAGATTGGGCCGCGCATCAAAATTACACCTCACCTCAACGACTCGGACGAAATACGGCTCGATGTGGACGAGCAGATCAGCGACATCATCTCGAATCCGACCACGACGTACGGCTCCGTCATTTCCGTCGAGCGATCGGCCACGACGACCCTCACGGTGAAGGACGAAGAGACGGTGGTCATCGCCGGCTTGATGAAGAACAACGTGACCAAGTCGGTGGACAAGGTACCCATCCTGGGCGATATCCCCGTTCTCGGCTCACTCTTTCGCAACACGGTGGAAAGCAACTCGAAGAGCAACTTGGTGCTCGTGCTCACCCCGCACATCATGCGCGACAAAGCCGACCGCGTTCGCATCTTCGAAAAGAAGATGGAGGAGCGCCAGGCGATGATCGACCATGCCGCGCTCTTCGGCGGACAAGCGTGGGAGCCGCGCAAAGACTTCGCACACACGCACGGCCTGGTCGGCGAAATCCGCAAGGCCTACGGCGAGACGGCCAACAAAGCCGCCCTCGAGCGCGCGCGCAACCAGCGCGAGATGAAGACGCACGAGCCGCGGGAGCCCGTGGACATGCCCACGCCGATTCAAACCTGGGGTGGCTCGTCGGACTCGTCGCCGTCGAAGCCCGCCGGAAAACCCGCGCCCAACGTGGAGCGCTAG
- a CDS encoding tetratricopeptide repeat protein, translated as MDRTSLLLSLLLTSALPLAACSHNDRPPPSSAATTATAGGQGYGSVAAALSRAQRGRGEFDQAERTLSAAESSAQASGDRASLGDIAAAKVWLLADRSFYGDVDPVAARKTIDDARRVARESGSRGAQATVIDAAAFYDYRDILFNGGSYTKVRNEFQQALSAYEAVGDFSGQAMSLFHIGLTYEEEGRKAEARPFYQRSAASAERADDPATLSFPVRHLGFLYAEEGKLDEALRHQRRCLFLRIRAGLTLNVPYAYIAVGDAEFAKGDPGRARIYFNDALDLGREQHSDSVSLEAHKSLGKVDERENHKDAAARHYQEALSSADKLKRNSDVKEICESLTRVYQQMGDRDKAQFYGQRAREADHAMKAKN; from the coding sequence GTGGACAGAACTAGCCTCCTCCTTTCCCTCCTCCTCACGTCCGCGCTTCCGCTCGCGGCCTGCTCGCACAACGACCGCCCGCCGCCCTCCTCGGCTGCGACAACCGCAACCGCGGGAGGGCAGGGCTACGGAAGCGTCGCCGCCGCCCTGTCGCGCGCGCAGCGTGGGCGGGGCGAGTTCGATCAGGCCGAGCGAACCCTGAGCGCGGCGGAATCCAGCGCTCAGGCGTCCGGGGACCGCGCCAGCCTCGGCGACATCGCCGCGGCCAAGGTTTGGCTCCTCGCCGACCGCTCTTTCTACGGCGACGTCGACCCGGTGGCCGCGCGCAAGACCATCGACGATGCCAGGCGCGTCGCGCGCGAAAGTGGGAGTCGCGGCGCGCAGGCCACGGTCATCGACGCCGCTGCGTTTTACGACTACCGCGACATCCTCTTCAACGGCGGCAGCTACACCAAGGTCCGCAACGAGTTCCAACAAGCCTTGAGCGCCTACGAGGCCGTGGGGGATTTCTCCGGCCAGGCCATGAGCCTCTTTCACATCGGGCTGACCTACGAGGAGGAGGGCCGCAAGGCGGAGGCGCGTCCCTTCTACCAGCGCTCTGCGGCCTCGGCCGAGCGGGCCGACGATCCTGCCACTTTGTCGTTCCCGGTCCGGCACCTGGGCTTCCTCTACGCCGAGGAAGGCAAGCTCGACGAGGCGCTGCGCCACCAGCGCCGCTGCTTGTTCCTGCGCATCCGCGCCGGGCTGACCCTCAACGTGCCCTATGCGTACATCGCCGTGGGCGATGCCGAATTTGCAAAAGGCGACCCGGGCCGCGCCCGCATCTATTTCAATGACGCGCTCGACCTGGGCCGCGAGCAGCACTCCGATTCGGTGAGCCTCGAGGCCCACAAATCACTGGGCAAAGTCGACGAGCGCGAGAATCACAAAGACGCTGCTGCACGGCATTATCAGGAAGCTCTCAGCAGCGCCGACAAGTTGAAGAGAAACTCCGACGTCAAAGAGATTTGTGAAAGCCTGACGCGGGTTTACCAGCAAATGGGCGATCGCGATAAAGCGCAATTCTACGGGCAGCGCGCGCGCGAGGCGGACCACGCCATGAAGGCAAAAAACTAG
- a CDS encoding penicillin acylase family protein, whose amino-acid sequence MRLRNLLLTLSLGPIACMSHVGCNSTGDGIPEAPGPFGYTPKIDFRTQIERLEGPVDVVRDAHGMVHIYATTSADAMRVEGYQLARDRTAQLELIRRIAEGRMAELLGGLSPDLIDSDISARTIGLHRVAKKMYEALPAESEAKKLLDAYADGISQFNARLNSENAEEVLPQSMSLLPLTAFEPWNGADVLAVARFQSQELSLTADEEITQSSFIAKWRTVFGASTDEQLKKRAPLLAQYAQFKPLDTATVLPGFPNDGGHVQSQPLEIGSRPIAQTQVVPRAAVRPAAVSPATFDAANGFVSGLGKMRSFLGERPFTGSNNWVVAPSRTASGHAILASDPHLSLSAPAVFWMVHLNVINASDPSQDMDVAGLAFPGIAGVILGYNRNVGWGATTALYDVTDVYSEKLNGDASGVVFNGQNVPFEKVHETIKVQGRDPIEYDVLMVPHHHGPLVPTIVDHKVVAPDPSKAALSMRWTGMEPTNELAAVFGFMRAKTVEDARVAIRNFSVGAQNWVFADTNGDIFYSSQSQIPKRDKRAYSWDPNTFSGTLPCFVLPGDGTAEWTGEYLPEANVPHAKNPSSGYIATANNDQVGVTVDNDPSNDKLPNGDPMYMGCYFDTGLREARIKKRIEAVGNKMTPEEMASIQGDAQSPLGAELTPKLLEALGHAEEERATPGSRPDLATVVKSAAYDPALIAEVQDVFRRWALDKDYEASAGLNLDDNTLSADAGEALASKATLIFNVWLVRMLGATFDDELGKLEFKTSPFDMRVALVNAVRANDSLLFDDLNTATPESRDERMVTSLLDALAFLKADKRAGQDRNAWRWGTFHTLRFASLVPLWPALSIPPGGDATFPNGFPRHGDGYNVDVATYSTKTRDLSQVDFSYAHGPTQRFVIEMDPAGPRARNALPGGAVWDDTNKHFRDEAELWRRNQNHAVSFTHTEVKAEAETRTLYSSSASK is encoded by the coding sequence ATGCGCCTTCGAAACCTTCTCTTGACTCTGTCCCTCGGGCCGATTGCCTGTATGTCCCACGTCGGGTGCAACTCCACGGGCGACGGCATTCCCGAAGCGCCGGGGCCTTTTGGTTACACGCCGAAGATCGACTTCCGCACGCAGATCGAGCGCTTGGAAGGCCCCGTCGACGTCGTGCGCGACGCGCACGGCATGGTGCACATCTACGCGACCACGTCGGCGGATGCGATGCGCGTCGAGGGATACCAGCTCGCACGCGACCGCACGGCGCAACTCGAGCTCATTCGACGCATCGCCGAAGGGCGCATGGCGGAGCTGCTCGGCGGTCTCAGTCCGGACCTGATCGACAGCGACATCAGCGCGCGCACCATCGGGCTGCACCGCGTGGCCAAGAAGATGTACGAGGCCCTGCCCGCCGAGAGCGAGGCGAAGAAGCTGCTGGACGCGTACGCCGACGGTATTTCGCAGTTCAATGCGCGCCTCAATTCGGAAAATGCCGAGGAGGTGCTGCCGCAGTCCATGTCGCTCCTTCCCCTCACCGCGTTCGAGCCTTGGAATGGCGCCGACGTTCTGGCGGTGGCGCGATTCCAGTCCCAGGAGTTGTCGCTCACGGCCGACGAAGAGATCACGCAATCGAGCTTCATCGCCAAGTGGCGAACCGTATTCGGCGCTTCGACCGATGAACAATTGAAGAAACGCGCGCCGTTGCTGGCGCAGTATGCGCAGTTCAAGCCGCTCGACACGGCGACGGTGTTGCCCGGCTTCCCCAACGATGGGGGCCACGTGCAATCGCAGCCGCTGGAGATCGGTTCGCGGCCCATCGCGCAGACGCAGGTGGTGCCGCGTGCAGCCGTCCGCCCCGCGGCGGTTTCGCCGGCGACGTTCGACGCGGCCAACGGGTTCGTTTCGGGCCTGGGGAAGATGCGCTCCTTCCTCGGCGAGCGCCCGTTCACCGGCTCGAACAACTGGGTCGTCGCGCCCAGCCGGACGGCGAGCGGGCACGCGATCTTGGCCAGCGATCCGCACCTTTCCTTGAGCGCCCCCGCCGTCTTCTGGATGGTGCACCTGAACGTCATCAACGCGAGCGATCCCTCGCAGGACATGGATGTCGCGGGCTTGGCCTTCCCGGGCATCGCCGGCGTCATTCTGGGGTACAACCGCAACGTCGGCTGGGGAGCGACCACCGCCTTGTACGACGTGACCGACGTCTACAGCGAAAAGCTCAACGGCGATGCATCGGGGGTCGTCTTCAACGGTCAAAACGTCCCGTTCGAGAAGGTCCACGAGACCATCAAGGTCCAGGGAAGAGATCCCATCGAGTACGACGTGTTGATGGTGCCCCACCACCATGGCCCGCTGGTACCGACCATCGTCGACCATAAGGTGGTGGCTCCGGATCCTTCGAAGGCCGCGCTCAGTATGCGCTGGACGGGTATGGAGCCCACCAACGAGCTCGCCGCCGTATTCGGATTCATGCGGGCGAAGACCGTCGAGGATGCGCGGGTGGCCATTCGCAACTTCTCGGTGGGCGCACAGAACTGGGTATTCGCCGACACCAACGGGGATATCTTCTATTCGTCGCAATCCCAAATACCGAAGCGCGACAAACGGGCGTACAGCTGGGATCCGAACACGTTTTCGGGCACGTTGCCGTGCTTCGTCCTGCCGGGCGACGGCACCGCAGAGTGGACGGGGGAATACCTCCCCGAGGCCAACGTTCCGCACGCGAAGAATCCTTCGTCGGGGTACATCGCCACGGCCAACAACGACCAGGTGGGCGTGACCGTCGACAACGATCCGTCCAACGACAAATTGCCCAATGGCGATCCGATGTACATGGGTTGCTACTTCGATACGGGCCTGCGCGAGGCGCGCATCAAGAAGCGCATCGAGGCCGTGGGCAACAAGATGACCCCCGAGGAGATGGCCTCCATTCAAGGGGACGCGCAGTCGCCTCTGGGCGCGGAGCTCACGCCCAAGTTGCTCGAGGCGCTCGGTCATGCGGAGGAGGAGCGGGCGACACCGGGCTCGCGCCCGGACCTCGCGACCGTGGTCAAAAGCGCGGCGTACGATCCCGCCCTCATCGCCGAGGTGCAAGACGTCTTCCGGCGCTGGGCCTTGGACAAGGATTACGAGGCCTCCGCGGGCCTGAACTTGGACGACAACACGCTGTCGGCCGATGCAGGTGAGGCCCTCGCGAGCAAAGCGACCCTCATCTTCAATGTGTGGCTCGTGCGGATGCTCGGCGCGACCTTCGACGATGAGCTTGGCAAACTCGAGTTCAAGACATCCCCCTTCGACATGCGGGTGGCGCTGGTCAATGCGGTGCGCGCGAACGATTCGCTCCTGTTCGACGATCTGAACACCGCCACCCCGGAGTCGCGGGACGAGCGAATGGTCACTTCGTTGCTCGACGCGCTCGCCTTCTTGAAGGCCGACAAGAGGGCCGGCCAAGATCGCAACGCGTGGCGTTGGGGCACCTTCCACACGCTGCGGTTCGCGTCCTTGGTTCCGTTGTGGCCGGCACTGTCCATTCCGCCGGGCGGCGATGCCACCTTCCCCAATGGCTTCCCGCGCCATGGTGATGGGTACAACGTCGACGTCGCCACCTACAGCACGAAGACACGGGACCTTTCTCAGGTAGATTTCAGTTACGCCCACGGCCCGACCCAGCGCTTCGTCATCGAAATGGACCCCGCGGGGCCGCGCGCCCGCAATGCATTGCCGGGCGGCGCGGTCTGGGACGATACGAACAAGCACTTCCGCGACGAGGCCGAGCTCTGGCGGCGCAATCAAAATCACGCGGTGTCGTTCACGCACACCGAGGTGAAGGCAGAAGCGGAAACGCGAACCCTCTACTCGTCATCGGCATCGAAGTAG
- a CDS encoding PQQ-dependent sugar dehydrogenase produces MASLALGIALVGCKGGSTCRTGEATDVRATSDARVVGVGVLGHHEIRVADLPHPGGETATNGPTVIARPAGANLVMPEGFTIAPFAEGIFKGPRWVTVAPDGDVFVADAGAGSLIVLRDTDGDGRSDAHFTFATGQNRPFGLAFHDAWLYVANTDRVVRFRYRPGQTAAEGEPELVTELPSGGYNAHWTRNVAFNPEGTKLYVTVGSETNADEEPEPRASVLEMNPDGSGRRVFAYGTRNPLGLAFHPETRTLWAVVQERDGRGEDLVPDYATELKDGGFYGWPFGYMGRREDPAHRNMRPSLVRQTLDPDVLIQAHSATMSIVFYQGSMFPQEYVNDAFVALHGSWNRQKRTGYKLVRIRMNHGRPVGGYDDFAIGFMLGQERCEVWGRPVGLAVAKDGSLLMVDDGNMLVWTIRYKSP; encoded by the coding sequence GTGGCATCCTTGGCATTGGGCATTGCGCTCGTCGGATGCAAGGGCGGGTCGACATGCCGCACGGGGGAGGCGACGGACGTGCGCGCGACGTCGGATGCGCGCGTGGTGGGGGTCGGCGTGCTCGGGCATCACGAGATTCGCGTGGCCGATCTGCCGCACCCCGGCGGTGAGACTGCGACGAATGGGCCGACGGTGATTGCGCGCCCGGCCGGGGCGAACCTGGTGATGCCCGAGGGTTTCACCATTGCGCCGTTCGCGGAAGGCATTTTCAAGGGGCCGCGTTGGGTGACCGTGGCGCCCGACGGCGATGTCTTCGTGGCCGATGCGGGCGCGGGGAGCCTCATCGTGCTGCGCGACACCGATGGGGACGGGCGCTCCGATGCGCATTTCACCTTTGCCACGGGGCAAAATCGGCCCTTTGGATTGGCCTTTCACGACGCGTGGCTTTACGTCGCCAATACGGATCGCGTGGTGCGCTTTCGGTACCGCCCCGGGCAGACCGCGGCGGAGGGCGAGCCGGAGCTCGTCACGGAACTACCCAGCGGCGGGTACAACGCGCATTGGACGCGCAACGTCGCGTTCAACCCCGAGGGCACGAAGCTTTACGTGACCGTCGGCTCGGAGACGAACGCCGACGAAGAGCCGGAGCCGCGCGCCTCGGTGCTGGAGATGAACCCCGATGGCAGCGGCCGGCGGGTCTTCGCCTACGGGACGCGCAACCCGCTGGGCCTCGCGTTTCATCCCGAGACACGAACCCTCTGGGCCGTCGTGCAAGAGCGCGATGGGCGAGGGGAGGACCTCGTACCCGACTATGCCACCGAGCTCAAAGACGGTGGCTTCTACGGCTGGCCCTTCGGCTACATGGGCCGCCGCGAAGACCCCGCCCACCGCAACATGCGCCCCTCGCTGGTGCGCCAAACCCTCGATCCCGACGTCCTCATCCAGGCGCACTCCGCCACGATGTCGATCGTCTTTTACCAAGGCTCGATGTTCCCGCAGGAGTACGTGAACGACGCCTTCGTGGCCCTCCACGGCTCCTGGAATCGCCAAAAGCGCACCGGCTACAAACTGGTGCGCATTCGCATGAACCACGGCCGCCCCGTTGGCGGCTATGACGATTTCGCCATCGGCTTCATGCTGGGCCAAGAGCGCTGCGAAGTATGGGGCCGCCCCGTCGGCCTGGCCGTAGCCAAAGACGGCTCCCTCCTCATGGTCGACGACGGCAACATGCTCGTCTGGACCATCCGCTACAAATCCCCCTGA